Proteins from one Monodelphis domestica isolate mMonDom1 chromosome 6, mMonDom1.pri, whole genome shotgun sequence genomic window:
- the LOC100024868 gene encoding putative olfactory receptor 5AK3: MTHRNNTRITEFILLGFAVRQELQYVLFLVFLVIYMTSLVGNIGMILLIKFDARLHTPMYFFLQNLAVADLFYTSSITPKTLLNFLVSDKSISFSGCVMQLYVYGIFVTSELYLLAAMAVDRYVAICNPLRYSVVMSQRVCIFLVTGSFLMGSLNATTNIGFLFSLSFCNSNIINHFFCDLPPILTLSCSNIYFNVMLLIIFVGFNLSSTLLVVFFSYIYILAAILRIPSATGRHKAFSTCASHFIAVTIFYGTLSYMYLQPSSSETEENDKLSSVFYGIVIPMLNPLIYSLRNKEVKEAVKVLLKRGS; the protein is encoded by the coding sequence ATGACCCACAGAAATAACACCAGAATAACTGAATTTATTCTATTGGGATTTGCAGTTCGACAAGAACTACAGTATGTCCTCTTTCTAGTGTTTCTGGTCATTTACATGACTTCTCTAGTGGGCAATATTGGAATGATTCTGCTCATCAAGTTTGATGCCCGCCTTCACACTCCCATGTACTTTTTCCTCCAAAACTTGGCTGTGGCTGATCTCTTTTACACCTCTTCCATCACTCCCAAAACATTACTAAACTTCCTGGTCTCAGACAAATCTATCTCATTCTCTGGGTGTGTGATGCAATTATATGTTTATGGCATATTtgtcacaagtgaattatatcttCTGGCTGCCATGGCTGTAGATCGTTATGTGGCGATCTGCAACCCACTCCGTTATTCAGTTGTCATGTCTCAGAGGGTCTGTATCTTCCTGGTCACTGGATCCTTTCTCATGGGTTCTCTGAATGCCACCACAAATATAGGCTTTCTTTTTTCACTGTCCTTCTGCAATTCCAACATAATCAATCATTTCTTTTGTGATTTGCCCCCAATCCTGACACTTTCCTGTTCTAATATTTATTTCAATGTCATGTTGTTAATCATTTTTGTGGGCTTTAACTTGTCAAGTACCTTGCTGGTTGTTTTCTTCTCCTATATTTACATTCTGGCTGCCATACTGAGGATACCCTCAGCCACAGGGAGACACAAAGCCTTCTCAACTTGTGCCTCCCACTTCATTGCTGTCACCATTTTCTATGGCACTCTCTCTTACATGTATTTACAGCCGTCATCCAGTGAAACAGAAGAGAATGATAAGTTATCCTCTGTCTTTTATGGTATTGTGATACCCATGCTGAACCCTCTGATTTACAGTCTGAGGAACAAGGAGGTAAAAGAGGCTGTAAAAGTTCTCTTAAAAAGAGGTTCCTGA